The genomic region CCACGTCCGGCGGGGTGTTGGCCACGAACCGGGGCCGCAGCGCGTCGCCGACCTGCTGGATGCCCTTGTGGTCGATCACCGCGCCCGGGTACCGCTGTTTGTAGACCTGTCCGGCCGCCTTGACGTAGTCATCGCCGTAGCCGCCCTTGAAGACCACCACTTCCAACGGCGCGTCCGCCTTCACCCCGAACGGGTTCTCCGGGCTCCGCTCCCCGCGCGCGGCCGGCGCGTCCCCGCTGCCGCCGCCGGTCACGCAGGCGCCGAGCAGGGGCGCGGACACCCCGAGCGCGGCGGCGGCGCGCAGCAGGGTCCGGCGGGAGATGTTGCTCGTTGTCATCTCGGGCACCCTTCTGGTGGAGGGATTTCCGGCTCTGATCGTGACCCAGCCCACGCGCGGTGTCGATGACCCAACCGGTCAGGATTCAAGAAGCGCGGCCCCCTGCCCGCTCCTATCGTGACCAGCATGAACACCAAGTTGCAGGTCAGCGCCATCATGCTCGGGGTACAGGACGTGGAGCGCGCCAAGCGGTTCTACGTCGAGGGCCTCGGCTGCGCACTCGAGAAGGACTACCCCGGCTTCGCCACCTGTCTGCTCGGCGACGGCACCAGCAAGCTCGCGCTCTACGAATGGGACGCCGTGGCCAAGGACGCCGGGGTCCCGGCGGAGGGCTCCGGGTTCCGCGGTTCCTCCTTGCACTTCATCACCGACTCCAGGGAGGTGGTGGACGAGGTCATCCAGGCCGCGGTGGCCGCCGGTGGCACCGTGGTCAACGAGGCGACCGCGGCCGAGTGGGGCGGGTACTCGGGGTACTTCAGCGATCCGGACGGACACCTGTGGAAGGTCGCGACCGCGTCCTGAGCACCGGCGGGAGCAAGACTGCCGGGGCTGTCGCCGATCGGCCCCGGCCTGCACAATGGACCCATGTCGAACCCACGAAAGGGCCATGGCGCGTAGATCGCCGGCCCAGGTCAGAGGAGACGCGCCGCGCCGCAGGCCCGGTGCGACCGCCACACCCATCCCGCCAAACCTGTCCCGGCGTGGCCGGGCACAGCTCGCCCGGCTCGAACGCACCCGGCTCTGGCCGGAGGCCGCCGTCGAGGCGTTGCGCGGCAAGCGGAACTTCGTCCGCGAT from Crossiella sp. CA-258035 harbors:
- a CDS encoding VOC family protein, with translation MNTKLQVSAIMLGVQDVERAKRFYVEGLGCALEKDYPGFATCLLGDGTSKLALYEWDAVAKDAGVPAEGSGFRGSSLHFITDSREVVDEVIQAAVAAGGTVVNEATAAEWGGYSGYFSDPDGHLWKVATAS